TGCCTCGATACACTCTGCTTTCCACAGACAATGATGGGCAGTTCAACGGTGTCGTCTGGCTCACGGACGGACCAGGGCGATACACAGTGAACGTCGCCATCCTGGTGCCCGGTGACCCAACCTACAAGATTGTCTGCGCGTTCAATGTGACCAATACGTCTCGGGAGACCCCTCTCTGCCCCATCGAGTACAAGGGTTACGGCACTGACCTCGTCATTCACTCCCCTCGGGGGCCCTCCAACGTTGTCACTGACTCGATCACGATCTACGGATGGTCACAGTACAGGCGCGTGCAGGCCACTGTGCAGAACCTGGCCACAGGGGAAATGCGGGTCTACTACGCATTCACCAACGAGGAGGGTCTCTTCGACCTTCCACTCCCGCTCGATGTCGGATCCGGTGAATGCGAGATCAAGATCGCGTCCAGGCAGACAGGGGAGAACACATGGCGGGGGGCAGCTGTCTACAGAGTCGTGGTAGAACCCCCTCCCATCCACGTGACTGAGCCCGCCTATCAGTTCGGGACCATCTTCGCCACAGGAAGGTTCCGGATGGCAGGGACTGCCCTGTCCAAGGTCGTTAGGCTCGATCTATCTCCGTACGAGCCGGAACACTCTCCCCCGTTAAGAAGCACGGAGATTCGGGTGGACACGAGCACCGGCAGCTGGGAGGCGTGGGTCGACCCGCCGACTGCGGTTGAGAGTTTCAGGGTTTCCGTCGCCTCGGTCGACGAGAAGACCGGCGCGCCGGTCTCTCCAAGATCGTACGCTGTACGCATGGTCAAGCCCCGTCCCGAACCGTCCAAGGCCGAGAAGTGGGTCGCGCAGTCCGTCTATCAAAGCATCCAGAAAGCCTCAAGGGACATCCTGGCCGGTATCTCCGATCGATACGCCGCTACGATGGCAGTCCACGACTGGGTTGCCAAGAACATTGCATACGACGTAGCTGGGTTCCGGAACCGCTCACCAGGCCCTACGGACGCCCTGTCCACTCTGGCGAAGCGAGAATCGATCTGTCTCGGGTACTCGAACCTGACCGCCGCCCTCCTACGGGCGGCCGGGATTCCGGTATGGGTGGTGGTAGGAATGGTGGACATTGGGGACCACCTCATGAAGCACGCCTGGAACGAGGTGGAGGTGAACGGCAGGATAGTCCTCCTGGATACCACCTGGGATTCGGGTTACTCCGACGGCCCGAAATTCGTGCGTCGGTTCACCCGCCAGTACTACGACCCCTCTCCCG
Above is a genomic segment from Bacillota bacterium containing:
- a CDS encoding transglutaminase-like domain-containing protein, whose protein sequence is AGINTYLGYDSLLRLSTPTRLENEVRGSFNVAGWSHYRSVAVISAREDSKLPRYTLLSTDNDGQFNGVVWLTDGPGRYTVNVAILVPGDPTYKIVCAFNVTNTSRETPLCPIEYKGYGTDLVIHSPRGPSNVVTDSITIYGWSQYRRVQATVQNLATGEMRVYYAFTNEEGLFDLPLPLDVGSGECEIKIASRQTGENTWRGAAVYRVVVEPPPIHVTEPAYQFGTIFATGRFRMAGTALSKVVRLDLSPYEPEHSPPLRSTEIRVDTSTGSWEAWVDPPTAVESFRVSVASVDEKTGAPVSPRSYAVRMVKPRPEPSKAEKWVAQSVYQSIQKASRDILAGISDRYAATMAVHDWVAKNIAYDVAGFRNRSPGPTDALSTLAKRESICLGYSNLTAALLRAAGIPVWVVVGMVDIGDHLMKHAWNEVEVNGRIVLLDTTWDSGYSDGPKFVRRFTRQYYDPSPELFSVTHIQGIDNS